A region from the Candidatus Cloacimonadota bacterium genome encodes:
- a CDS encoding Na+/H+ antiporter subunit G — MNLLDIIGAIITLIGSLFLLLGSIGILRMPDVYNRMQAGTKATTLGSMLFLLGLGLSYIECGCIGRIIILILFIIFTNPISSHALARAAHHAGVKLTEKSVRDNLRDDEQKEGART, encoded by the coding sequence ATGAATCTCCTCGATATTATCGGCGCAATTATAACACTGATCGGTTCGCTGTTCCTGCTTCTTGGTTCGATCGGGATCCTGCGCATGCCCGATGTGTATAACAGAATGCAGGCAGGAACAAAAGCTACGACGCTGGGAAGCATGCTTTTCCTTCTTGGACTTGGTCTTTCATATATTGAATGCGGATGTATCGGCAGGATTATTATTTTGATCCTCTTTATCATTTTTACGAATCCAATTTCATCTCATGCGCTTGCACGTGCAGCCCATCATGCTGGTGTGAAGCTGACTGAAAAATCAGTACGGGATAATCTCCGGGATGATGAACAAAAGGAAGGAGCTCGAACATGA
- a CDS encoding NADH-quinone oxidoreductase subunit K → MRYTLILGFVLFIIGLWGMLTRKNLFKIVIGFSIIDTGIHLIIVTIGYLKGKTAPILDKMVTPGNAVQKVVDPIPSALVLTAIVIGLAVTALMLSYIVRLYKHKRSLSIEDYRELKW, encoded by the coding sequence ATGAGATATACATTGATCCTCGGTTTCGTGCTGTTCATAATAGGTCTTTGGGGAATGTTGACTCGGAAGAATCTCTTTAAGATCGTCATCGGCTTTTCTATAATCGATACAGGCATACATCTCATCATCGTTACCATTGGCTACTTGAAGGGAAAAACCGCACCAATTTTAGATAAGATGGTTACTCCCGGCAATGCAGTCCAGAAGGTTGTCGACCCCATTCCTTCTGCACTTGTTCTTACTGCCATCGTTATAGGGCTCGCAGTAACAGCACTTATGCTCAGTTATATCGTTCGACTTTACAAACATAAAAGATCTTTGTCGATTGAAGATTACAGGGAGTTGAAATGGTAG
- a CDS encoding sodium:proton antiporter: MIKRILIIAILILIVVIFLPFVKNIVLKDSLNSLSSDYIETTSKDLKAANIVTGVVVTFRGLDTLGEVTVLFIATAGVGFLLRRKHEKSGKVKKRPASEILSTGASFLFPLVIFFGVYIFLHGHLTPGGGFQGGVIIASAFLLLLLSNIHFQFNHNILHWVESLSGAIYVLLGLLGLILLGSFLDPRFLPLGTLGKLLSAGAIPLIYSFIGLKVGSELSNILDSLRGAEE, encoded by the coding sequence ATGATTAAGCGCATACTGATCATTGCAATTCTCATTCTCATTGTTGTCATCTTTCTTCCTTTTGTGAAAAATATTGTTTTGAAGGATTCACTCAATTCTCTCTCATCAGATTATATCGAAACCACCTCCAAGGATCTCAAGGCTGCAAATATTGTAACTGGGGTTGTTGTCACATTCCGTGGACTCGATACCCTTGGCGAGGTTACGGTTCTGTTCATTGCGACTGCCGGAGTTGGTTTTCTGCTTCGAAGAAAGCATGAAAAGAGCGGCAAAGTTAAAAAGCGTCCTGCTTCTGAGATTCTCTCGACAGGAGCATCATTCCTGTTTCCGCTGGTGATCTTTTTTGGCGTGTATATTTTTCTTCACGGACATCTCACACCGGGTGGTGGTTTTCAGGGAGGTGTTATCATTGCATCTGCATTCCTTCTTCTCCTTCTTTCAAATATACATTTTCAATTCAATCATAATATTCTGCATTGGGTTGAATCACTTTCGGGTGCAATCTATGTGCTGCTTGGGTTACTTGGATTGATCTTACTCGGTAGTTTTCTCGATCCCCGCTTCCTTCCTCTTGGCACACTTGGTAAATTGTTGAGTGCCGGCGCAATTCCACTGATTTACTCGTTTATAGGACTAAAAGTCGGCTCGGAACTCAGTAATATATTGGACAGCTTGAGAGGAGCAGAAGAATGA
- a CDS encoding ABC-F family ATP-binding cassette domain-containing protein has translation MKDITLNAVKKSFGGYDVLKNLSFELIHGEKIGLIGRNGSGKTTIFRLITGSEEQDAGSISIAHGASIGYIEQIPVYTDGTQVIDVLKQSCQHIFDLRRELRELEQKISKTKDLSAQQKLMSKYEKKQLRFEHLEGYDIDVKLEIVCTGLKITEEMLNRDYNSLSGGEKTRVMLGQIFLNHPDVLLLDEPTNHLDIESIEWLEDFISQYKGSAIIVAHDRYFLDATVTKIVELEDGKAKTYKGNYSKYIELRDEEIRRQFASYKNQQKKIEAMEEAIKRFRDWGTRKDNPDMFKKAMNMERRLQRIERIEKPTEAKKMGLNLSSTERSGNDVIKLHDVSKTYETQKVLHDLELSVYYQDHICILGKNGTGKSTIFKIVMNEIQPDKGEVRLGSRLNIGYLEQEVQFDDDNEPILDAYRRMFPMHEDKARTALARFLFFGDDVFKKLGNLSGGEKVRFQLCVLMKRNPNLLLLDEPTNHLDIDSMEMLEEALSEYRGTILFISHDRYFINKIAHKVLELEDHTLHEYLGNYDFYKQKKTENSSTFHPEPVMQKKPDSQLDHESRRKAANEEKSRIRRLNEIEKQVEIIEEKTAQIEKDIEVFGRDYEKLLELYKERNELQKSLDALLKEWAELDARQQAN, from the coding sequence ATGAAAGATATTACCCTGAATGCAGTCAAAAAATCCTTTGGCGGATATGACGTCCTGAAGAATCTCTCCTTCGAGTTGATTCATGGTGAAAAGATTGGGCTTATCGGCAGGAACGGCAGCGGCAAAACAACCATTTTCCGTCTGATTACCGGCTCTGAAGAGCAAGATGCAGGTTCCATAAGCATAGCACATGGCGCATCGATCGGTTATATCGAACAAATTCCCGTCTATACTGACGGCACTCAGGTCATCGATGTTCTCAAACAATCCTGCCAGCATATCTTCGATCTGCGCCGCGAGTTGCGAGAGCTTGAACAGAAAATTTCCAAAACTAAAGATCTTTCAGCTCAACAGAAACTCATGTCCAAATACGAGAAGAAGCAGCTGCGTTTTGAGCACCTTGAGGGTTATGATATCGATGTAAAACTTGAAATTGTCTGTACCGGTCTTAAAATTACTGAGGAAATGCTTAATAGAGACTATAATTCTCTCAGCGGTGGCGAAAAGACACGTGTTATGCTCGGGCAGATATTTCTTAACCATCCTGATGTGCTGCTCCTCGATGAGCCGACGAACCATCTTGATATCGAATCCATCGAATGGCTGGAAGATTTTATATCACAATATAAAGGAAGCGCAATTATCGTTGCACACGACAGATACTTCCTCGATGCAACCGTGACGAAGATCGTCGAACTCGAGGATGGAAAAGCCAAGACCTATAAAGGCAATTACTCGAAATATATTGAATTGCGGGATGAAGAAATTCGACGCCAATTTGCATCCTATAAGAACCAGCAAAAGAAGATCGAAGCGATGGAAGAAGCGATCAAACGATTCCGGGATTGGGGAACACGGAAAGACAATCCCGACATGTTCAAAAAAGCAATGAATATGGAACGTCGGCTGCAACGCATCGAGCGAATAGAGAAACCGACTGAAGCAAAAAAAATGGGACTCAACCTTTCATCCACAGAACGTTCAGGTAATGATGTGATAAAACTCCATGATGTGAGTAAAACATATGAAACACAAAAGGTGCTTCATGATCTGGAACTTTCTGTGTATTATCAAGATCATATTTGTATTCTCGGCAAAAACGGAACAGGCAAATCAACCATCTTCAAGATCGTTATGAATGAAATCCAACCTGATAAAGGAGAGGTCAGACTTGGCTCGCGCCTGAATATTGGATACCTTGAACAGGAAGTTCAATTTGATGATGATAACGAGCCCATTCTCGACGCATACCGCAGAATGTTCCCGATGCATGAAGACAAAGCCCGTACAGCACTTGCGAGATTCCTCTTCTTTGGTGATGATGTATTTAAAAAACTTGGAAACCTTTCCGGTGGAGAAAAGGTTCGTTTCCAGCTCTGTGTTCTCATGAAACGTAATCCCAATCTGCTGCTTCTTGATGAGCCGACAAATCATCTGGACATCGATTCGATGGAGATGCTGGAAGAAGCGCTTTCCGAGTACAGAGGTACTATTCTCTTCATATCACATGACAGGTATTTTATCAATAAGATCGCACACAAAGTTCTTGAGCTTGAAGATCATACACTGCATGAATATCTCGGAAATTACGATTTTTATAAACAGAAGAAAACTGAAAATTCTTCCACTTTTCATCCAGAACCCGTTATGCAAAAAAAACCTGATTCTCAACTCGATCACGAGTCTCGAAGAAAAGCAGCCAATGAAGAGAAAAGCAGAATAAGGCGACTCAATGAAATCGAGAAGCAAGTAGAAATTATTGAAGAAAAGACAGCGCAGATCGAGAAGGATATCGAAGTATTTGGTCGTGATTATGAGAAATTACTCGAACTATATAAAGAAAGAAATGAATTGCAAAAATCGCTTGATGCATTATTAAAAGAATGGGCAGAACTCGATGCCCGTCAGCAGGCAAACTAA
- a CDS encoding DUF4040 domain-containing protein, producing the protein MIIAFIIVLGIIMILAAVIAVMSKNLLTAIIASGVISLLASIIYLILSAPDVAMTEAAIGSGLTTIVFLYALSRIKKINREVDDD; encoded by the coding sequence ATGATCATTGCATTTATTATTGTTTTAGGAATCATCATGATCCTTGCTGCCGTCATTGCTGTGATGTCAAAGAATCTCCTTACTGCGATCATTGCTTCTGGTGTGATCAGTCTTCTTGCGAGCATCATCTATCTCATTCTTTCTGCACCTGATGTAGCAATGACCGAAGCTGCAATCGGTTCGGGACTTACAACAATAGTCTTCCTCTATGCCCTCAGCAGAATAAAGAAGATCAACAGGGAGGTGGATGATGATTAA
- a CDS encoding 4-oxalocrotonate tautomerase family protein produces MPIITLENADELSKEKKQLLIKRLTEVVSEITGKNEKYIYVRIDEVPRENFGIGGKSLS; encoded by the coding sequence ATGCCGATCATAACTTTGGAAAATGCCGATGAATTATCAAAAGAGAAGAAACAGCTTTTGATTAAAAGATTGACAGAAGTTGTGTCCGAAATTACAGGAAAAAACGAAAAATATATCTATGTCCGAATTGATGAAGTTCCACGTGAGAACTTTGGCATCGGTGGAAAGAGTTTATCATAA
- a CDS encoding Na+/H+ antiporter subunit E, which yields MRIFKRSVLLFIFLFLIWFLLTGFKTQELIAGAVVALLITVIYNSQTLAFEEFKLTPKSFVYSIIYIFIFIIELLKSNFDVASRVASPTLPINPGIVKVKTKLKSKMGRLILANSITLTPGTLTVETKDEFFYIHWINISTENIEDTSKEIISRFERYLEVIFG from the coding sequence ATGAGAATCTTTAAAAGAAGCGTTTTGCTTTTTATCTTTCTTTTCCTCATCTGGTTCCTTCTTACAGGATTCAAAACTCAGGAACTCATTGCTGGTGCAGTCGTTGCACTCCTTATTACGGTGATCTATAATTCGCAAACACTGGCATTCGAAGAGTTTAAATTAACCCCCAAATCTTTTGTATACAGCATTATTTATATTTTCATTTTTATCATCGAGCTTTTAAAATCTAATTTTGATGTTGCATCCCGAGTAGCCAGCCCCACTTTGCCGATCAATCCCGGCATAGTGAAAGTGAAAACAAAATTGAAATCAAAAATGGGGCGTCTCATTCTTGCAAACTCAATCACTCTAACCCCTGGCACGTTAACAGTGGAAACAAAAGACGAGTTTTTTTACATTCACTGGATCAATATTTCTACTGAAAATATTGAAGATACAAGCAAAGAAATCATTTCTCGTTTTGAACGATACCTGGAGGTGATCTTTGGCTGA
- a CDS encoding cation:proton antiporter (subunit F of antiporter complex involved in resistance to high concentrations of Na+, K+, Li+ and/or alkali) produces the protein MAEVIISIAGYIALGALALSFIRMIIGPTTADRAVALDTMTIISISLIAFIASRSMKIIYLDVATVYALISFLGVIAVARYIERGI, from the coding sequence TTGGCTGAAGTTATTATTTCAATTGCTGGTTACATAGCGCTTGGAGCTCTTGCACTTTCATTTATTCGAATGATCATTGGACCGACCACTGCGGATAGAGCTGTTGCGTTGGACACCATGACCATCATCAGTATTTCTTTGATCGCATTTATTGCATCGAGGTCGATGAAGATCATTTATCTTGATGTTGCAACGGTCTATGCACTTATCAGTTTTCTTGGTGTTATCGCTGTTGCCCGTTACATTGAAAGGGGGATTTAA